The Triticum aestivum cultivar Chinese Spring chromosome 3A, IWGSC CS RefSeq v2.1, whole genome shotgun sequence genome includes a region encoding these proteins:
- the LOC123060530 gene encoding uncharacterized protein, translating to MARFPRARNLPARRGRSSSSDARSSCWKTKEADEQSDLPLACEKREWKGATCPVCLEHPHDAVLLLCTSHHKGCRPYMCGTNYHHSNCLEHFKEAYAKEKLALGDSAESALNLPFSPNTEPANKHPSTMELACPLCRGDVKGWTVVEPARQYLNRKKRACVHDACSFVGSYRELCKHVNSKHPSAKPREVDPALASEWKKFECERERQDAISTIRASNPGAVIMGDYVLELNGGSNNSMFADGDEFDLERLNFFTSMDRTLNERIDFYESSEGSLDESIDFLASLFGRGRRITSGDSHSRAYRRHRERPRRNHLGISVDSSDIRQDPVNTQRGQRVAAVRGRAPRRHHPMVTHVRSTRGS from the coding sequence ATGGCGAGATTTCCAAGAGCCCGAAACCTCCCAGCTCGTCGAGGTAGGTCATCTTCATCTGATGCGCGTTCCAGCTGTTGGAAGACAAAAGAAGCAGACGAACAGAGTGATTTGCCATTGGCCTGTGAGAAAAGAGAATGGAAAGGTGCAACTTGCCCAGTTTGCTTGGAGCATCCACATGATGCCGTCCTCCTCCTCTGTACTTCTCACCACAAGGGTTGCCGGCCTTATATGTGTGGCACCAACTACCATCACTCTAACTGTCTTGAACACTTCAAAGAAGCTTATGCGAAAGAGAAATTGGCCCTTGGTGATTCCGCCGAGTCCGCACTTAACCTTCCATTTTCTCCAAACACAGAACCAGCAAACAAGCATCCATCTACAATGGAACTTGCATGCCCTCTGTGCCGTGGGGATGTTAAAGGATGGACTGTGGTTGAACCTGCTCGTCAGTATCTCAACCGCAAGAAGAGAGCATGTGTGCATGATGCCTGCTCGTTCGTTGGTTCATATAGAGaactttgcaagcatgtgaactCCAAACACCCTTCAGCAAAACCTCGTGAGGTTGATCCTGCACTTGCAAGTGAGTGGAAAAAGTTTGAATGTGAAAGAGAGCGCCAGGATGCAATCAGTACTATCAGGGCTTCGAACCCAGGAGCTGTGATTATGGGGGATTATGTACTTGAATTGAACGGTGGCAGCAACAACAGTATGTTCGCCGATGGAGATGAATTTGACTTGGAGAGACTCAACTTCTTCACTTCCATGGATCGCACCCTGAACGAGAGGATCGACTTCTATGAATCTTCAGAAGGTAGTTTGGATGAGAGCATCGACTTCCTGGCATCCTTATTTGGCCGTGGCAGGCGGATCACAAGTGGAGACTCACACAGCAGGGCTTACAGAAGGCACAGGGAGAGGCCTAGGCGTAACCACCTGGGCATATCAGTTGATTCTTCTGATATCCGGCAAGATCCAGTCAACACTCAAAGGGGGCAGCGAGTTGCTGCTGTTCGAGGGAGAGCCCCACGGCGGCACCATCCTATGGTGACTCACGTGAGGTCGACACGTGGGAGCTGA